The following proteins are encoded in a genomic region of Arcobacter cloacae:
- a CDS encoding DUF3095 domain-containing protein: protein MNNDFYKDLKQIDDFSKIMEDKNYTKIPSDWIVLVSDIQDSTKAIEKGSYKDVNFISALCIIGILNIDNNLDFPYIFGGDGASLIVPPSILEKAKKVFQEARFKAKEAFDLNLRIGYISVKEIEEKGSFIEVCKYKISNEYTQAIVRGNGLQLAEDLLKKEYETYKIDEEFSFDYTANFEGLECRWENIKTPKDETISILIKSINGKNSSMIYENCLKQIEQIAGDFKSRNPIQKDEQFILSFHPKILNTEAAIFTNNIFSRVFHIFRLMIENLLGVFLMKFGIGEWKEYKQRIIRTTDTEKFDDMLRMVICTKKEDTKKIEKFLNEKFLQNDLVYGIHQSDSALMTCLIFQRHGKHIHFVDSSNGGYAMAAKDLKRRLKELNS, encoded by the coding sequence ATGAATAATGATTTTTACAAAGATTTAAAACAAATAGATGATTTTTCAAAAATCATGGAAGATAAAAATTATACAAAAATACCATCTGATTGGATTGTTTTGGTTTCAGATATACAAGACTCTACAAAAGCTATAGAAAAAGGCTCATATAAAGATGTAAACTTTATTTCAGCTCTATGTATTATAGGAATTTTAAATATAGATAATAATCTTGATTTTCCATACATTTTTGGAGGAGATGGAGCTAGTTTAATAGTTCCCCCATCAATTCTTGAAAAAGCAAAAAAAGTTTTTCAAGAAGCAAGATTTAAAGCCAAAGAGGCTTTTGATTTAAATCTTAGAATTGGTTATATAAGTGTTAAAGAGATTGAAGAAAAAGGCTCTTTTATAGAGGTTTGTAAATATAAAATTTCAAATGAATATACACAAGCAATAGTAAGAGGAAACGGACTACAACTAGCAGAAGATTTACTAAAAAAAGAGTATGAAACTTACAAAATAGATGAAGAATTCTCTTTTGATTACACAGCAAATTTTGAAGGATTAGAGTGTCGATGGGAGAATATCAAAACTCCTAAAGATGAAACAATTTCCATACTAATAAAAAGCATAAATGGGAAAAATTCAAGTATGATTTATGAAAATTGCTTAAAACAGATTGAACAAATAGCAGGAGATTTTAAAAGTAGGAATCCTATCCAAAAAGATGAACAATTTATCTTATCTTTTCATCCAAAAATCCTAAACACTGAAGCTGCAATCTTCACAAATAATATATTTTCAAGAGTATTTCATATTTTTAGACTAATGATTGAGAATCTTTTGGGTGTTTTTTTGATGAAATTTGGTATTGGAGAGTGGAAAGAATATAAACAAAGAATTATCAGAACAACCGACACAGAAAAATTTGATGATATGCTAAGAATGGTAATTTGTACGAAAAAAGAGGATACTAAAAAAATTGAAAAATTTTTAAATGAAAAATTTTTACAAAATGATTTAGTTTATGGAATTCATCAATCAGATTCGGCTTTAATGACATGTTTGATTTTTCAAAGACATGGAAAACATATCCACTTCGTAGATAGCTCAAATGGTGGTTATGCTATGGCTGCTAAGGATTTGAAAAGAAGATTAAAAGAGTTAAACTCTTAA
- a CDS encoding AEC family transporter: protein MENFVLILLAIAIGYFIRRLNIFSKDAPTILNQFAIYISLPAMILIQVPKLSFSVDLIIPIIIAWFVMGISAILILVLSKFFAFSREVTGSLMLVAILTNSSFLGIPIINAYMGENAMPYVLVYDQLGTFIALATYGTFIASYYSNNSKITFKIITLKVLTFPPFLSLIVALFLIGVEFNPMISKVLSSFANTIIPIALVAVGLQLQFKMPKEDIKPFSVALIVKLIVAPIIAIAICKIFSWNNEAAIVSIMEAGMAPMITAGAIASMAGLAPRLSSAIVGYGIIISFLTTAILYKLIG from the coding sequence GCTATTGGTTATTTCATAAGAAGGTTAAATATCTTTTCAAAAGATGCTCCAACTATTTTAAATCAATTTGCAATATATATTTCACTTCCAGCTATGATTTTAATTCAAGTTCCAAAACTTAGTTTTTCAGTTGATTTGATTATTCCTATTATCATAGCTTGGTTTGTTATGGGTATTAGTGCTATTTTAATTTTAGTTTTATCAAAATTTTTTGCCTTTTCAAGGGAAGTTACAGGTTCTTTGATGCTTGTTGCTATTTTAACAAATAGCTCATTTTTAGGAATTCCTATAATAAACGCTTACATGGGTGAAAATGCTATGCCGTATGTTTTAGTTTATGACCAATTAGGAACATTTATTGCACTTGCTACTTATGGAACATTTATAGCCTCTTATTATTCAAATAATTCAAAAATTACTTTTAAAATAATTACTCTAAAAGTTTTAACTTTCCCACCTTTTTTGTCATTGATTGTTGCTTTATTTTTAATAGGTGTAGAATTTAATCCTATGATTTCAAAGGTTTTAAGCTCTTTTGCAAATACAATTATCCCTATTGCACTTGTAGCAGTTGGTCTTCAACTTCAATTTAAAATGCCAAAAGAGGATATAAAACCTTTTAGCGTAGCTTTAATAGTAAAACTTATAGTTGCACCTATTATTGCTATTGCTATATGCAAAATATTTTCATGGAACAACGAAGCAGCAATAGTTTCAATAATGGAAGCAGGAATGGCTCCAATGATAACAGCAGGTGCAATAGCATCTATGGCAGGACTTGCTCCAAGACTTAGTTCTGCAATAGTTGGATATGGAATAATAATATCTTTTTTAACAACAGCCATTTTATACAAACTAATAGGATAA